DNA from Paraburkholderia largidicola:
AACGACTTCCACTTCGCGTATTCGACGGTATCGAACACCTTGCCGAGATCGCGCGGCTTGCCGAGATCGGCGAACGACTCGAGACCTAGCAGTTCCGGCGACGACGACGTAATGAACGGCGCATGCGCAGCCGCCGCAACGTGCGACATCTGCTCGATGAAGTACATGTCTTCCGGCTGACGCGTGATTTCGAAGTCGCCGATCAGCGTGCCGAACGGCGACCCGCCGAACGTACCGAACTCTTCTTCATAGACCTTCTTGAAGAGCGCGCTCTGGTCGAATTCGATGGCCGTCTTGAAGTCGCGTACGAGGTCGCGCTTCGGTGCATGCAGCGCCTTGATCTTGATCGTCGACCCGGTGTTGCTTTCCTTGCACAGATAGTCGAGCCCGCGCCATGTGCTTTCCATGCGCTGGAATTCGGGCGCGTGCATCACGGCGCTCAACTGGTCGGAGATGAGGCGGTCGAGTTCGGCGACGCGCGCGTCGATCGTTGCCGACAGGTTGTCCGACACGATCACCGTGCCGTCCAGTACCTGATTCACAAGTTCGCCGATCAGATCTTTCGCGCGAGCATGTTCCGATTCGGACTTCGCTACCTTGCTCTTCTCGACGATTTCGTCGAGAAGCGACACGCCTTCGCTCGCCTGCGCGTCGGAAAATTGGGCTGCAGCCGCTTGCTGATTCATGTTACCCCCGGTGCCTGGTGAGGCTACTTGTTCTCGTCGGTACGCGATTCGCTGCCTGCGCTATCGCCCTCGGCGCGTTGCGTCGTCCCGGCGAGCGCCTGCAACTGCTGCGTGTTCTTCAGCACTTCGCCAAGCAGATCTTCAAGCTTGTCGTTGCCGGCCAGCTTGTTGCGCAGATCCGCGAGCTTCGAGCGCGCTTCGAGCAGACGGCGCAGCGGTTCGATCTGCGCAACCACTTCGTCGGGATTGAAATCGGCCATCGAGCGGAAACGCACATCGACACCGAACTTGCCGCCCGCATCGCTCAGGCGGTTTTCCACCTGGAAGGCCGCGCGCGGCTCGATGGCTTTCATCACGTCGTCGAAATTGTCGCGGTCGATACTGACGAACTTGCGATCGCGCAACTTCGGCTGTTCGACTTCCGACTGTCCGGCGAGATCGGCGACCACGCCGACTACGAACGGCAGTTCCTTCACTTCGATCGCATCGCCGCGCTCGACCTCGTAGGTCAGTTGAACGCGCGGCGGCCGTACCTTCTGCAAGCGCTTTTGAATACTTTCTTTCTTGGCCATCGACGGCTCCCGGTTGCGTGTGGTTCAGACCAGACTGCTATCAGCGCAGCGCGCTAAAGGGATCGGACGCGCCGCCGCTTTGCGCTGCTTTCGCGGGTGCAGCGGGCGTGGCGGGCGCAGCGGCAGGTGTCGGCGCAGGCGCATTGGCAGCCGGCGCGGCGGCGCTGCTGTCGGCCGGATCCGTTGCCTTCGGCGCCTGTTTCGCGACGTGACGCACGACACGCTTCTTCTTCACAGCCTGTTTGTCGCTCGCGTCGGGCGGGAACAGCGTCGCTTCGCCGAGCGTGTCGCGCAATTGCCTGGCGAGCGCTTGCGCATCCGACTTCGCGTCGCCCGCAAGCGCCGCGTCCTGACGCAACTCGCCGAGCGATTGCGTCGCGACGCGCAAGCCTGCGACAGCCAGCACGCTCTTAGCCTGGCGGTCGGTCTGGTCGCGCTGCAGCGCCTCCTGCGCGGCGACGATGGCCTGGCCGTAATGACCTTGCGTGAACTGGATCTGCGCAATACGCGACCACGGCTCTTCACGCGTCGGATCGGTTTTGGCCAATTGCTGATAAAGCGCGATGGCGCGATCCTGATCGCCATTCTTCGCTACGGTATCTGCGTCGCTGAGCGCTTTGTTAAATGCTTCGGGCGTCGGTGGAGTGGAATTTCCCTGCGTGGCGCATCCGGCAATCATGCCGCATACCAGCACTGCCCCAGAAAGACTGGTAAAGAGCCGATTTTTCATCGTTGTTTCACCGCCGTTGCGAATTTTATAATCTGGAAGAAAACGGTTTTGCTTTGCACTAAGTGCGCGCGTATAGTACAGGCCAATTTTTATTAATTCAACTTTCATCTATCGAAGGGAAACTCGGATAAGACGCCAATACAATATCTTCGACATAGCCGGTAAATTATTGCCATCGGCAATTCATTGAGCATCGATTGGCGGCAATAATTTCCTGAGTCGCTGCGCTGCCGGTCTTTCAGCTCATTGCTTGCAACCCGACACGCGCAGGGTGAAAACGAAGCACTCGTCTACCGTTTTAATTGACAATTCAACAGGGGTAGCCGGCTCGAATGCCGGTCTATATAGAATGAATACGCGCGCTATCCGGGTTGCATCGCTAATCGCATTGAGTCTGGGCGGAAGCTCGCTGCTGGGGGGCTGCGCGGCCGGCGTCAGCGTGCTCGGCGCGGCCGCCTCGTCGGCCTTGCAGGCCGCGGGAATCGGCAAGCCGGACGTGCCGGACTCGCAAAAGCCGCCGCGCAATATCGGCTTGACCTTATATGCGGCGTCCAATCTCAACGCAGCGAATGACAAGCGTCCGCTTGCACTAGTCGTGCGCCTCTACACGCTGAAAGATCCCACCTCTTTTCAACAGGCGCCTTTCGATACGTTTACTGATCCTACTAAAGAAAAGAGCACATTGGGCGGCGATCTGCTTGGCGTGCGCGAAGTGACGCTCATTCCCGGGCAGCGCTATAACGTCACCGAAAAGGTATCGCGCGAGGCGCAGGCATTCGGTATCGTGGCACTATTCCGCGATCCCGCCTTGCAGCGCTGGAAGTTCGCGTTCGATCCAGGAAAATCGGAGAAATCCGGCATAATGATCGGGCTGCATAACTGTGCAATGACGGTGACAAATGGCACGGTGATTCCGCCCGATCAGGCATTGCCCGTGCAGTCATTAAATTTGCTGTCGTCGGTCAGTTGCGGCTAAAGATGACGTTTAAATGTCATTTAACAATTAACAATGGCGCGTGATAAATGCCCGAATTGCCACTTAATCGGGCATTGCCATCCCCGCTTAAAGATGTGATTCGCATAAAGACAGGTTCGCGATGAGTTATTCCGCAAAGGTGCTCTGGGGGGAAGGCCTTTTTCTGAGGCCACAGCATTTCCAGCGACAGGACGCGTACCACGAGGCACGCCTGTTCGAATCGATCCAGGCCATCCAGCCGTACAACTGGGGCGTGCGTTCGGTGCGCTTCGACCGCGATGCGCTCGGCAGCAACGTGCTGCGCGTAAGCGAACTGTCGCTCGTGTTTCCCGATGGCGCGCTCTACGCCGCGCCACAGGCGGATGAACTGCCGCCGCCCGTCGCGCTCGACACGCTGCCCGACGGCATCAATGAATTCACGTTCTATCTCGCGCTGCATCCCGTGCGTGAAACGGGGCAGAACTATTCGACCGATGAAGACGGTTTCGTGTCGCGCTACGTCAGCAGGCAGAGCGTCGTGCCGGATCATTTCACCGACGCTGCGGAAGCCGACATCACGTTTCTGAAGACGAGCGTGAAGCTGATCGCGCACAGCGAACCGCGCGACCAGCTACTGTCCGTGCCGCTCGTGCGCGTGCGCCGCACGGCCACTTCCGGTTTCGAGCTGGACGAGTCGTTCGTGCCGCCGTGCCTGGCGATCGATGCCTCGCCGCTTCTGCATCAAAGGCTGCGTCAACTGATCGACGCGTTGCAGGCGAAGGTGAATGCGCTTTATGGTTTTCATCGCGAACCGACCAAGAACATCATCGAATTCCGTTCGGGTGACATTGCGTCGTTCTGGCTACTGCATACCGCGAGCGCCGCGTTTGCCGCGCTCGCGCATCTGTATCAGCATTCGGCGCTGCATCCCGAGCGGCTGTTTCAGGAACTGCTGCGACTCGCGGGCCAGCTGATGACGTTCTCCAAAGGCTACGCGCTCGCCGATCTGCCCGCCTATCGGCACGACGATCCTGGGCCGGGCTTCGCGCGTCTCGACGGCATCTTGCGCGATCTGCTGGAGACGGTGATCTCGACGCGCTACTTCGCGATCGCGCTCGAAGAAGTCCGCCCGTCGTTCCATGCGGGGCGCCTCGACTCGGGCAAGATCGACGACAAGACGCAGTTCTTCCTCGCCGTGTCGGCGGATCTGCCCGCCGTCGAACTCGTCGACGCCGTGCCCGCGCGCTTCAAGGTGGGCGCCCCCGACGACGTCGACAAGCTCGTGCTCTCGGCGATGCCGGGCGTGCGGCTCGCGTACACGCCGCAAGTGCCGCCCGCGATTCCCGTGCGGCCGGGCGCATGCTACTTCTCGCTGGAAGCACGCGGCGCGCTCTATGAACGCATGTTGCAGGCCCGTTCGACGATGATCTACGCACCGTCGGGACTCAACGATCTCAAACTCGAACTGATCGCGGTCACACCATGAGCTACGCACCTTCCCTGTTCGACACCAGCACGCAGCCGTCCGCGCTGCCGCCGTCCGCATTGCAGCCGAGCTATCAGGTCCGCTCGCTGCTCGATCTGCTGTACGACGGCTTTTTCATGCTGTTCCTGTTGAAGAACGGGCGCGAACCGGGCAACGCTGCCGAGTTCATGAATCGCATCCAGCAGTTCCTGGGTGATTTCGAGCGCGGCGCGAAAAAGCTCGACGTTGCGGCGGAAGACGCGTACACGGCGAAGTTCGCATTCTGCGCAGCCGTCGATGAGATGGTGTTGTCGTCGCCGTTTGCGATCCGTACGGAGTGGGAGCGCCGTCCGCTGCAGCTTGCGTTGTTCGGCGAGCAGCTTGCTGGTGAGAAGTTCTTCCAGCATCTGGAGGAATGTCGTGCGCAAGGGGCCGCGCGTCTGCAATCGCTCGAGGTTTTTCATATGTGTTTGCTGCTGGGCTTTCAGGGCAAGTATTTGCTCGAAGGGTCGGAAAAGCTTGCGTATCTGACTGCGCGTCTTGGCGATGAAATCGCGCATATGAAGGGCAAACGTGCGCCGTTTGCGCCGCATTGGGCGTTGCCCGATCAGATTGCGCACCGGCTCAAGCGAGAGGTCCCGCTGTGGACGATCGGTGCTGTGTTTGCGCTCGTTGGCCTCGTGGCGTTCCTCGGGCTTAACACCTATCTGAAGGATGCGACGTTGCGCTCGCTTGCGCCTTACTCGCAGATTATCCGGCTTGGGCCGCAGTCGGCGAATCTGACTATTTCTCTTCCCTGATCTTTTGCCGGTTCTCGTGCGAGGTGCTTCTGCATTTGTCGCTTTCTCTTTGGCGTGAACGTATCGCAATCCGCGACTACACTTGGATACATCACGCATTGCAGGAAGACTTCGATGATCGAGATTCGGCCCGCTTGTTTTCCTGACGATATCGACTTGGTGCGGGCGATTTTCCGCGAGTACGCGGATGGTCTCGGTATTGACCTGAGCTTTCAGGCGTTCGATGAGGAACTGTCCGCGCTGCCTGGTAAGTACTCGCCGCCGCGTGGCACGATATTGCTCGCGTGGCGCGATGAACGTTTGATCGGCAGCGTTGCGCTGCGGCCTTTCGAGTTTGATATCTGCGAGATGAAGCGACTTTATGTGCGGCCCGAAGGGCGCGGGCATCAGATCGGGACACTTCTTGCACAGGCTGTCGTTCAATCCGCTAAGGAAGCGGGGTATCGGAGGATGCGGCTCGATACGCTGCCGAGTATGAAGAGCGCGCAGCGGCTCTATGCTGCTTTAGGGTTCAGGCCGATTTCTGCTTATGTTTTTAATCCTGTTGAGGGGACGAGGTTTCTTGAGCTGGTGCTGTGAATGGTTGGTGTTTTGGCGTTTGCGCTGGCATCCGCTAGTTGCCCTCGTGGTGTGGGTTTCGCCGGTCGGTGTTTTGGCCTTTGTGCTGGCGTCCGCGTTATGCCTCTGGTTCACAAGCGTTGCCCCTGTGCGGGGCGGCACCTACTTTTCTTTGCCGCCGCAAAGAAAAGTAGGCAAAAGAAAGCGGCTCACACCGCCAGTTCTTATGTTTGCCTGAGGGCCCCCAAAGGTTCTTACGCTTCACACGGCAACGCGCCAGTTCGCGTCCGTTGCCAACGTTCTCTCTGTACGCCTCACCCGCTTCATGTGCCCGCGTTACAGCACGCCGTGCCAGATATTCCACGGCCGCCCAGGTGGCAAACCGTGTGTCGGCCCAAGTGCTCCACACGCCTCACTTCGGACCGGTAACGCACGCGTTCCACCTGTAAGAGCGCTAACGCATACGACTCGACAACCTACACACAGTTTGCCACCTGGGCGGCAGCAACCAGTCGCTGCCGCTTGCCCTTGTGCGGGTGTTTGAAGTGGGTGAGGCGTTCATTCAGCGCGTTGGCAACGCAGGCGAACAAGGGCACTGCCGTGTGAAGTGTGGGGACGTTGGGGGCCCGTGGACAGGAACATGGGCTGGCGGTGTGAGCCGCTTTCTTTTGCCTACTTTTCTTTGCGGCGGCAAAGAAAAGTAGGTGCCGCCCCGCACAGGGGCAACGCTTGCGAACCAATAACATCACGCGGATGCCAGCGAAAAAAGCCCAAATACCCAAATACCCCAACCTTTACACCCCTCCCCCCACAGTCTTGACACTCTTCCACTGCCCCTGCTGCACTTCAAAGAGTGTGTATGGCGGCCGAATCAAATCCCCATAAGGATCAAAAGTAATCTTCCCGGTGACACCCGTCAAAGACACCTTCCCCAAACTCTCAACAATCTTCGCACGATCAAGCGAATTAGCATCATGAATCGCCTTCAACATAGCGAGCGCAGCGTCATACGCAAAAGGCGCATAAAGTTCGACATCCTGATTGAACCGCGCCTTGTAACGCTTGCCGAATTCCTGCGCCGCAGGCAACTTATCAAGCGCGGGTCCCGGCTCGAGATCCTGGGTGCGCTCACCCGAAGACCCCGCTATCTGCAAGAAGGCATTACTCTTCAACGCGCCCGCGCCAAACAACTGCGTCTGCATACCCAGCGATCGCATCTGCTTGACCAGCATCGCGCCCTGCTCGTCCAGTCCGCCAAAGAAAATCACGTCGACATTCTTGCTCTTCAGCGAAGTGAGAATCGCGCGGAAGTCGACGGCCTTGTCGTTGGTGAATTCGCGTGACACGATGTTGCCGTTCGCTTCCTTCACGCCCTTCTCGAATGCATCGGCGAGACCTTGCCCAAATGCCGTGCGGTCGTCGATGATGCCAATGCGCTTCGCCTTCATCTGCTCGACGACGAAATGCCCCGCCACCACGCCGCCAATGCCGTCATGCCCCATCGTGCGGAACACGTTCTTGTAACCCTGCCTGGTTAGCTGCGGATTGGTCGAGCCAGGCGTGATCATTGCCACATTGGCGTTGTGGTACACAGTCGAGGCCGGAATGCTGCACCCCGAGTTGTAGTGACCAATCACGCCGACCACGCCTTCATCCACGAGCTTTTGCGCGACCTGAATCGCGACGCGCGGATCGGCCTGGTCGTCCTGCACGTCGAGCACGAACTTGACGGGCTTGCCCGCGACGGTCGGATGCTTCGCATTTTCTTCATCGAGCGCGAGTTGCGCGCCGTATTGCAGATCCTTGCCGACCCGCGCGACGGGTCCCGTCAACGGGCCGACAAAACCTATCTTGACGATTTCCGGATCCGCGGCAAATGCAAACGAAGCATGCGCCGCCAGAGCGCAAACCGCTAACCTGATCACCCATGTACGTCGATTCATGATGCGCTCCTGTCGATAGAAAATGTCGCGCGCCTTGCCTGTCGACTGACCCGATGCGCGACGCGTCGAAGTCGTCCTCGAATGAATACGTATGCGTCGCCTCAGAACCGCGTCGCCGCGTAGCGCGAGAGGTCGAGCGGCGGCGCGCGCCGCGCGACGAGATCGGCCACGATGCGCCCGCTCACGCCCGCCAACGTCAGTCCGAGATGCTGATGTCCGAATGCGTAAATCACGCGCTCGCTGTCGCTCGAGCGGCCCAGCACGGGCACGCCGTCGGGCAGCGTAGGCCGGAAGCCGAGCCACGAACTGTCGGGCTGCGTCAGCCCCGGCAACGCGCGCTTCGAAGAAAACGTCAGCAGGTCCAGCAGCGAACGGTTGCGCACGTCGCTGAAGCCACCCAGTTCGACCGTTCCCGCGACGCGCACGCCGTCGTCCATCGGCGTCATGTAGAAGCCGCGCTCGGCCCAGCCGACGGGCCGCGAAATCAGTTGCGCCGCGCCGCGATAGCGCACGTGATAGCCGCGCTCCGTATCGAGCGGCACGCGGTCGCCGCATTGCGCCGCAAATTTCGCGGAGCGCGCGCCCGTCGCGACGACGACATGATCGAAGCGGCGTGGCGTGCCATCGTCCGTCGTCAGCGTGACCCCGTCTGCCGTGGGCGCAAGCGCGTTCACGCGCTTGCGTTCGAACGCGAGGCCACGCGCCGCGAGCCGTTCATGCAGCGATAGCAAAAAGCCCTGTGGATCGGAGAAGTGCCAGCTGTCGCTGAAGAGCACGCCGCGCTCGAAGATCGGCGCAAGTGCAGGCTCCAGTTCGCGCACCTCGGCGGCAGACAGCACGTCGAACGACACGCCGAGCTGCTTGCGCAAATCCAGCGAAGCACGCGAGGCATCGAACGACGCGCCGCTCGAATACAGATACAGGCATTCGCGCGGTCGCACATACTTCGCGAGTCCGGGTTCTTCGAGCAAAGGCGCGTAGCCCACCTGGGCCTGCGCGAGCAGCGCAGCAAGCGCGCCGGCACTCGCTTCATAGCGCTTGCGCGTCGAGCTGACCATGAAGCGCGCGAGCCACGGCAACAGATGCGGCAAATAACTCCAGCGCAAGCGGAACGGACTTTCGCTCGACAGCAGGAACCGCGGCAGATCGCGAAACACGGAAGGGTTGTTGACGGGAATGCAGCCATACGGCGCGAACGTGCCCGCGTTACCGAACGACGCGCCCTGCGCGACGCCCGCCGGATCGAACAGCGTGACGCGGTGCCCATCGCGCATTAGCCAGCCGGCGCTGGCAAGCCCGATGAAACCCGCCCCGACGATGCCAATCTCGGCCATCAACGCTCTCCCGGCAATGTGCCTGCGTCGGCTGCTGCCCTAAAGCCAGTGCGCCCGCCCTGATCCGCGTCGCGCGATGCGCGAGCGTTTGCCCTGCTCTCTGCCACGTGACATCCCCTTCAAACGCGATCCTGAGATTCAAACCACACAAAACACGATAAAAGAATCACACAACAATTTTTTGTGTGCAATTAAAAACCTCATTGTGTGGTCCAGGACTTTCCCTGACGTCACTGGGCGTACTCCTTGCCAGGCTTGAAACTGGTGGCGGAGACGCATATCTGGTATAAAATCCGGCGAACTGGCACAGACAGGCAGACAAAGCCTGTTTTGTATGGAGACAGGGCGAGACAATGGCTTCCAGCAGAGACAAGGCAGCACGCAGCAACGGCGCCGCAACTGAGGTGGGCCAGACAAACGACGAGCCGGTCCAGACAAAACGCGCGACCTATATCGAGGTATCGGCGTCGATCGAGGATGAGATTCGCGGCGGCGTCTATCCGCCCGGCAGCCGCCTGCCCCCGCAGCGTCAGCTCGCTACCGAGCTGGGCATCAATGTGTCGACGGTATCGCGCGCGTACAAGGAATTGCAGCTGCGCGGCCTCGTGATCGGCAGCAAGCGGCGCGGCTCGCTCGTGACGGGCGGCGCGATGCCGCGCGTCGAAACATCCAGCGCGCCCAATGCCGCAGCGGGCGGCGCGATCGATCTGACCGTCAACCGGCCCGCGACAGGCGAGTTCCTGGCGTGCCTCGCGACGACGCTCGCCGATCTGCCGCGCGATCCGCGCTATCCATCGCTACAGGAATATCAGCCGCCGCAAGGACCGGATTGGGCACGCGCCGCAGGCGCGAAGTGGATGGCCGGGCCCGGCTTCACGCCCTCGCAGGACCATCTCGTCGTCACGAGCGGCGCGCAGCATGGCCTCTATGCCGTGCTCAACAGCCTGATCGGCACGGATGGCGTGATCGTCGCCGACCGCCTCACGTACTACGGCCTGAAGGCGCTAGCACCCGTGTTCCAGTTCGAGATCGTCAGCGTGCCGAGCGACCGCGACGGACTGCTCACGGATGAAGTCGAACGCATTTGCAGCCGTGTGCCCGTGAAGGCGATCTTCACAGTGCCGAATCTGCAGAACCCCACCGTGACGACGATGAGCCTCGAGCGGCGCGTGGCGCTCGTCGA
Protein-coding regions in this window:
- the tssB gene encoding type VI secretion system contractile sheath small subunit: MAKKESIQKRLQKVRPPRVQLTYEVERGDAIEVKELPFVVGVVADLAGQSEVEQPKLRDRKFVSIDRDNFDDVMKAIEPRAAFQVENRLSDAGGKFGVDVRFRSMADFNPDEVVAQIEPLRRLLEARSKLADLRNKLAGNDKLEDLLGEVLKNTQQLQALAGTTQRAEGDSAGSESRTDENK
- a CDS encoding tetratricopeptide repeat protein; amino-acid sequence: MKNRLFTSLSGAVLVCGMIAGCATQGNSTPPTPEAFNKALSDADTVAKNGDQDRAIALYQQLAKTDPTREEPWSRIAQIQFTQGHYGQAIVAAQEALQRDQTDRQAKSVLAVAGLRVATQSLGELRQDAALAGDAKSDAQALARQLRDTLGEATLFPPDASDKQAVKKKRVVRHVAKQAPKATDPADSSAAAPAANAPAPTPAAAPATPAAPAKAAQSGGASDPFSALR
- the tssJ gene encoding type VI secretion system lipoprotein TssJ; translation: MNTRAIRVASLIALSLGGSSLLGGCAAGVSVLGAAASSALQAAGIGKPDVPDSQKPPRNIGLTLYAASNLNAANDKRPLALVVRLYTLKDPTSFQQAPFDTFTDPTKEKSTLGGDLLGVREVTLIPGQRYNVTEKVSREAQAFGIVALFRDPALQRWKFAFDPGKSEKSGIMIGLHNCAMTVTNGTVIPPDQALPVQSLNLLSSVSCG
- the tssK gene encoding type VI secretion system baseplate subunit TssK, with translation MSYSAKVLWGEGLFLRPQHFQRQDAYHEARLFESIQAIQPYNWGVRSVRFDRDALGSNVLRVSELSLVFPDGALYAAPQADELPPPVALDTLPDGINEFTFYLALHPVRETGQNYSTDEDGFVSRYVSRQSVVPDHFTDAAEADITFLKTSVKLIAHSEPRDQLLSVPLVRVRRTATSGFELDESFVPPCLAIDASPLLHQRLRQLIDALQAKVNALYGFHREPTKNIIEFRSGDIASFWLLHTASAAFAALAHLYQHSALHPERLFQELLRLAGQLMTFSKGYALADLPAYRHDDPGPGFARLDGILRDLLETVISTRYFAIALEEVRPSFHAGRLDSGKIDDKTQFFLAVSADLPAVELVDAVPARFKVGAPDDVDKLVLSAMPGVRLAYTPQVPPAIPVRPGACYFSLEARGALYERMLQARSTMIYAPSGLNDLKLELIAVTP
- the icmH gene encoding type IVB secretion system protein IcmH/DotU; this translates as MSYAPSLFDTSTQPSALPPSALQPSYQVRSLLDLLYDGFFMLFLLKNGREPGNAAEFMNRIQQFLGDFERGAKKLDVAAEDAYTAKFAFCAAVDEMVLSSPFAIRTEWERRPLQLALFGEQLAGEKFFQHLEECRAQGAARLQSLEVFHMCLLLGFQGKYLLEGSEKLAYLTARLGDEIAHMKGKRAPFAPHWALPDQIAHRLKREVPLWTIGAVFALVGLVAFLGLNTYLKDATLRSLAPYSQIIRLGPQSANLTISLP
- a CDS encoding GNAT family N-acetyltransferase, whose product is MIEIRPACFPDDIDLVRAIFREYADGLGIDLSFQAFDEELSALPGKYSPPRGTILLAWRDERLIGSVALRPFEFDICEMKRLYVRPEGRGHQIGTLLAQAVVQSAKEAGYRRMRLDTLPSMKSAQRLYAALGFRPISAYVFNPVEGTRFLELVL
- a CDS encoding branched-chain amino acid ABC transporter substrate-binding protein, whose protein sequence is MNRRTWVIRLAVCALAAHASFAFAADPEIVKIGFVGPLTGPVARVGKDLQYGAQLALDEENAKHPTVAGKPVKFVLDVQDDQADPRVAIQVAQKLVDEGVVGVIGHYNSGCSIPASTVYHNANVAMITPGSTNPQLTRQGYKNVFRTMGHDGIGGVVAGHFVVEQMKAKRIGIIDDRTAFGQGLADAFEKGVKEANGNIVSREFTNDKAVDFRAILTSLKSKNVDVIFFGGLDEQGAMLVKQMRSLGMQTQLFGAGALKSNAFLQIAGSSGERTQDLEPGPALDKLPAAQEFGKRYKARFNQDVELYAPFAYDAALAMLKAIHDANSLDRAKIVESLGKVSLTGVTGKITFDPYGDLIRPPYTLFEVQQGQWKSVKTVGGGV
- a CDS encoding NAD(P)/FAD-dependent oxidoreductase — its product is MAEIGIVGAGFIGLASAGWLMRDGHRVTLFDPAGVAQGASFGNAGTFAPYGCIPVNNPSVFRDLPRFLLSSESPFRLRWSYLPHLLPWLARFMVSSTRKRYEASAGALAALLAQAQVGYAPLLEEPGLAKYVRPRECLYLYSSGASFDASRASLDLRKQLGVSFDVLSAAEVRELEPALAPIFERGVLFSDSWHFSDPQGFLLSLHERLAARGLAFERKRVNALAPTADGVTLTTDDGTPRRFDHVVVATGARSAKFAAQCGDRVPLDTERGYHVRYRGAAQLISRPVGWAERGFYMTPMDDGVRVAGTVELGGFSDVRNRSLLDLLTFSSKRALPGLTQPDSSWLGFRPTLPDGVPVLGRSSDSERVIYAFGHQHLGLTLAGVSGRIVADLVARRAPPLDLSRYAATRF
- a CDS encoding PLP-dependent aminotransferase family protein → MASSRDKAARSNGAATEVGQTNDEPVQTKRATYIEVSASIEDEIRGGVYPPGSRLPPQRQLATELGINVSTVSRAYKELQLRGLVIGSKRRGSLVTGGAMPRVETSSAPNAAAGGAIDLTVNRPATGEFLACLATTLADLPRDPRYPSLQEYQPPQGPDWARAAGAKWMAGPGFTPSQDHLVVTSGAQHGLYAVLNSLIGTDGVIVADRLTYYGLKALAPVFQFEIVSVPSDRDGLLTDEVERICSRVPVKAIFTVPNLQNPTVTTMSLERRVALVDIARRYGVAIIEDDVYGPLVSQRLPTLASLCPELTFHIAATSKILAPGLRLGYLLSPPERSALAAEAVRTTAWMPAPMSMLIATIWIEDGTARHIMDAQLAEIRVRHDLARQILPQEWLESDPACMFVWLKLPPPWRADDFAANAKARGVIVMPSSAFAVDRAEVEHGVRINLACASSREQLVSALQTLAQALRDRPRALFGTI